In a single window of the Lebetimonas sp. JH292 genome:
- a CDS encoding GatB/YqeY domain-containing protein gives MTIIELKKMMIKAKKEDKTKANALMMLVDTAQKLAKSKNEEVNEKHIIEAAKKLAKMAKESIDAGMEEAKKELAIYEEFLPKMLSEEESKKIIKEIINEIGGKNIGEIMKRLKQRGDVDLGIANKIIKSI, from the coding sequence ATGACAATAATTGAACTTAAAAAAATGATGATTAAAGCAAAAAAAGAAGATAAAACAAAAGCCAATGCATTAATGATGCTTGTAGACACTGCCCAAAAACTTGCAAAATCAAAAAATGAAGAGGTAAATGAAAAACATATAATTGAAGCTGCCAAGAAACTTGCCAAAATGGCAAAAGAAAGTATTGATGCAGGAATGGAAGAAGCCAAAAAAGAGTTGGCTATATATGAAGAGTTTTTGCCTAAAATGTTAAGTGAAGAAGAGAGCAAAAAAATTATAAAAGAAATTATTAATGAAATAGGCGGAAAAAATATAGGTGAAATTATGAAAAGATTAAAACAAAGAGGGGATGTAGATTTAGGCATAGCCAATAAAATCATCAAATCTATTTAA
- a CDS encoding chloride channel protein, with product MNTQNQIKKYLILLLDTFVIGLIGTICASIFIFLLDLISKFALGYIAGYIPSDTINIINSHINHPFNSTALIIVIVTGGLISGFLVYTFAPEAEGHGTDTIIRAYHRAGGYLRPIVIPIKIISSAITIGTGGAAGREGPTALFSAGIGSIYANIRHASIEKRQLFVIIGMASGLSAVFKAPMGTAIFSIEVLYSELEYETRELLFVFFGPLIAYIFSGYLFGWKPIFTLPSNLQITDIKTYIEIILLGIISGIVSVILPNIFYYTRDLFRKLSIKPHFKPAIGALFVGIIGIYIPQVLGGGYGWIQQAINGNFTEKIIILLFIGKILAFSLTVGSGGSGGVFAPSLFIGAMLGALLSIIFHNTSAIFSVIAMAAVFGAAARTPLASIVIVIEMAGGYSLLPATILAVFFSSITHKLICSVFNVKYISLYEAQLLNKNYSIFYQIKTLKNILFCYQDLLQLNPSEIEKEEIVELLESGAPIKLPNNKYLFFGKINKNAELKKEGYIKKFKDLRVLYIFRNGEWYHPSEMECLKENDEVLVYGAQSALNKLSSYFTPVSEYFSKLKRQHEKLEEDINKPIPIK from the coding sequence ATGAATACTCAAAATCAAATTAAAAAATATTTAATTTTACTTTTAGACACCTTTGTTATAGGACTTATAGGGACAATTTGCGCAAGTATATTTATTTTTTTATTGGATTTAATAAGTAAATTTGCACTGGGTTATATTGCCGGTTACATTCCCTCAGATACTATAAATATAATCAATTCACATATAAATCATCCTTTTAATTCCACTGCATTAATTATCGTAATTGTAACAGGGGGATTAATTTCAGGATTTTTAGTCTACACATTTGCACCGGAAGCCGAAGGTCACGGGACAGATACGATTATCAGAGCATATCACAGGGCGGGAGGATATTTACGACCGATTGTAATACCTATTAAAATTATATCTTCGGCCATAACCATAGGAACAGGAGGAGCGGCAGGAAGAGAAGGGCCTACGGCGCTTTTCAGCGCAGGTATAGGTTCCATTTATGCCAATATTAGACATGCTTCCATTGAAAAAAGACAGCTGTTTGTAATTATCGGTATGGCATCAGGACTTTCCGCCGTATTTAAAGCCCCTATGGGAACGGCAATATTTTCCATTGAAGTTCTTTACAGTGAGCTGGAATATGAGACAAGAGAACTGTTGTTTGTATTTTTTGGACCTTTAATCGCATATATATTTTCAGGATATCTTTTTGGATGGAAGCCTATTTTTACACTGCCATCCAATTTGCAGATAACGGATATTAAAACCTATATAGAAATTATTCTTCTTGGAATTATAAGCGGAATTGTATCAGTAATATTGCCAAATATATTTTATTATACAAGAGATTTATTTAGAAAATTATCTATAAAACCACATTTTAAACCTGCTATTGGCGCATTATTTGTAGGAATAATAGGTATTTACATACCTCAGGTTTTAGGGGGTGGATATGGATGGATTCAACAGGCAATAAACGGAAATTTTACAGAAAAAATTATAATACTTTTATTTATAGGTAAAATACTGGCTTTTTCTTTGACTGTCGGTTCCGGAGGATCCGGGGGTGTATTTGCCCCGTCTTTATTCATAGGTGCAATGTTAGGAGCACTCCTATCCATAATTTTTCACAATACAAGTGCAATTTTCAGCGTTATTGCAATGGCGGCTGTTTTTGGAGCAGCGGCAAGAACACCTCTTGCATCAATTGTAATAGTTATTGAAATGGCGGGAGGATATTCACTGTTGCCTGCTACTATTTTAGCAGTATTTTTTTCTTCTATTACACACAAATTAATATGTTCTGTATTTAATGTAAAATATATCAGTTTATATGAAGCACAGTTATTAAATAAAAATTATTCTATTTTTTATCAAATAAAAACATTAAAAAATATACTGTTTTGCTATCAGGACTTATTACAGCTAAATCCTTCTGAAATTGAAAAAGAAGAAATTGTTGAACTGCTTGAAAGCGGAGCTCCTATAAAACTCCCAAACAACAAATATCTGTTTTTTGGAAAAATAAACAAAAACGCAGAGCTAAAAAAAGAAGGATATATTAAAAAATTTAAAGATTTAAGGGTTTTATATATATTCAGAAACGGTGAGTGGTATCATCCAAGCGAAATGGAATGTTTAAAAGAAAATGATGAAGTTTTGGTTTACGGAGCACAAAGCGCCTTAAACAAACTCAGCTCTTATTTTACACCTGTTTCAGAATATTTTTCAAAATTAAAACGTCAGCATGAAAAATTGGAAGAGGATATAAATAAACCTATACCTATTAAATAG
- a CDS encoding NAD-glutamate dehydrogenase domain-containing protein gives MIKFDKLKNELLISKNLNTSITFLSKLLDNFNIEIVNVKENNDTLILKINITHQDFFEKYKKIFFDIIKKAINKQITYNCKLYYFAWVGFDLRKIALLRAVLKYQKQLFYEFNESAIIKTFIKNSDVVESVINYFLQKFSKKDDYSYLENRLEEKLNTVNELSEYKILKIFYLIIKNILRTNYFLNKKTISFKIDTSKLKPYLFSVQPNIESFVYHEQFNGIHLRMSKISRGGIRYSNREDFREEIKDLMKAQVAKNAIIVPDGAKGGFYIFFNPTKTEFKKIYTLFIDALLDLVDTADTTNLIKYDETDNYFVVAADRGTANMSDIANEISLKRNFNLKDAFASGGKNGYSHKKLGITAKGALTSAGRHFLELGKNVLKDEISVVGIGSMRGDVFGNGMLLNKNFLLLAAISHNEIFIDPTPDSKISYNERKRLFLEGKNWDEYNKNLISKGGGVFKKGLKKIKISPEIKKVFSINENYLSSEELIKYLLKANVDMLYFGGIGTYIKSSEENNIYISDKQNENIRINADEIKAKVICEGANLAMTLKARYEYALNGGKIHLDSIDNSAGVNISDYEVNLKILLNDLVEKNIISKKEKNEILINLTEEVVNKVLKNNYLQPLRISLDEIKIYKEKLINIIETLEKHIEIFKRENFSIPKNSEIEIIFYKNRVIKPVLAILLLYSKIFLKNYILKNFYKCKYASTFLKHYFPSSVYNSYSEYVNSHLLKNQIIATQITNEIINNYGISFINNFKEKEFPYKITAYIILNDLINANSTREEIYSLDFQIEYQKLYDMLIDLEETIKFASRWLIKDLREPKYKAFNAYNL, from the coding sequence GTGATAAAATTTGATAAATTAAAAAATGAACTGTTAATATCCAAAAATTTAAACACTTCAATAACTTTTCTTTCAAAGCTTCTTGATAATTTCAATATTGAAATTGTCAATGTAAAAGAAAATAACGATACCCTGATTTTAAAGATTAATATAACACATCAGGATTTTTTTGAAAAATATAAAAAAATTTTCTTTGATATTATAAAAAAAGCTATTAACAAACAAATAACTTACAACTGTAAATTATATTATTTTGCATGGGTCGGGTTTGATTTAAGAAAAATCGCTTTATTAAGAGCTGTTTTAAAATATCAAAAACAGCTTTTTTATGAATTTAATGAAAGTGCAATTATTAAAACTTTTATTAAAAATTCTGATGTGGTGGAATCGGTTATCAATTATTTTCTTCAAAAATTTTCAAAAAAAGATGATTATTCATATCTTGAGAACAGACTTGAAGAAAAATTAAACACCGTCAATGAATTAAGTGAATATAAAATTTTAAAAATATTTTATTTAATTATAAAAAATATACTTCGGACAAATTATTTTCTTAATAAAAAAACAATTTCTTTTAAAATTGACACTTCCAAATTAAAACCTTATCTGTTTTCTGTTCAACCCAATATTGAAAGTTTTGTTTATCACGAACAATTTAACGGAATCCATTTAAGAATGAGTAAAATTTCACGAGGGGGGATAAGATATTCAAACAGGGAGGATTTCAGGGAAGAAATCAAAGATTTAATGAAAGCGCAAGTTGCAAAAAACGCAATTATTGTCCCTGACGGGGCAAAAGGTGGATTTTATATTTTTTTTAATCCGACAAAAACTGAATTTAAAAAAATTTATACACTTTTTATAGATGCACTGCTTGATTTAGTAGACACCGCGGATACAACAAATTTAATTAAATATGATGAAACGGACAATTATTTCGTAGTGGCGGCTGACAGAGGTACGGCCAATATGAGTGATATTGCAAATGAAATATCGCTAAAAAGAAATTTTAATTTAAAAGATGCCTTTGCAAGCGGAGGCAAAAACGGATATTCACATAAAAAACTTGGCATTACAGCAAAAGGTGCACTTACCTCAGCCGGAAGACATTTTTTGGAATTGGGCAAAAATGTTTTAAAAGATGAAATAAGTGTAGTGGGAATAGGCAGTATGAGAGGTGACGTATTCGGCAACGGAATGCTTCTTAATAAAAACTTCCTGCTTCTTGCGGCTATTTCTCATAACGAAATTTTTATCGACCCGACCCCTGATTCAAAAATTTCATATAACGAAAGAAAAAGACTTTTTTTAGAAGGGAAAAACTGGGATGAATATAATAAAAATTTAATTTCAAAAGGTGGAGGCGTTTTCAAAAAAGGTTTAAAAAAAATTAAAATTTCCCCGGAAATAAAAAAGGTGTTTTCTATAAATGAAAATTATTTATCAAGCGAAGAATTAATAAAATATCTTTTAAAAGCAAATGTCGATATGCTCTATTTCGGAGGAATAGGAACTTATATAAAATCAAGCGAAGAAAACAATATCTATATCAGTGACAAACAAAATGAAAATATAAGAATTAATGCTGATGAAATAAAAGCAAAAGTTATTTGTGAAGGTGCAAATTTGGCTATGACTTTAAAAGCCAGATATGAATACGCTTTAAACGGTGGAAAAATACATCTTGACAGTATTGACAATTCAGCAGGGGTAAATATAAGTGATTATGAAGTAAATCTGAAAATTTTATTAAACGATTTGGTAGAAAAAAATATAATTTCTAAAAAAGAAAAAAATGAAATATTAATAAATCTTACAGAAGAAGTTGTAAACAAAGTCTTAAAAAACAATTATTTACAGCCTTTAAGAATCAGTCTTGATGAAATAAAAATATATAAAGAAAAATTAATAAATATAATAGAAACATTGGAAAAGCATATCGAAATATTTAAACGAGAAAATTTTTCTATTCCCAAAAACTCTGAAATAGAAATAATTTTTTATAAAAATAGGGTAATTAAGCCGGTTTTGGCTATATTATTATTATATTCAAAAATTTTCTTAAAAAATTATATTTTAAAAAATTTTTATAAATGCAAATATGCTTCTACATTTTTAAAACATTATTTTCCGTCTTCTGTTTACAACTCATACAGCGAATATGTAAATTCGCATTTGCTAAAAAATCAAATCATAGCAACACAAATAACTAATGAAATAATAAACAATTACGGTATTTCTTTTATAAATAATTTCAAAGAAAAAGAATTTCCCTATAAAATTACAGCCTATATAATATTAAACGATTTAATTAATGCAAACAGCACAAGGGAAGAAATATATTCCCTTGATTTTCAAATTGAATATCAAAAACTATACGATATGCTTATAGATTTGGAGGAAACAATAAAATTTGCCTCCAGATGGCTTATTAAAGATTTACGAGAACCAAAATATAAAGCCTTTAATGCTTATAACTTATAA
- the amrB gene encoding AmmeMemoRadiSam system protein B, giving the protein MRNAVVKEWYGGTCEGVEGYINHFNKIIDENMDKIKAKEIFSLKPKAIIVPHAGWVYSGFSANFAYRIASNTKPKRILVIGPSHKFPIEGISVTLEESYETPCGILPIDKNFSIELMEKFDVANLEYVHVEHSTEVQMPFIYHYFGEIPVVELIYGNYSPNKLKEIIKFAIDENSLIVISSDLSHYYDIKTANALDSHCLQAVNDLDLLELEKCEACGKIGIAAIIEAAREEKLTPFIVDYRTSADVSGDESQVVGYMSALFIKS; this is encoded by the coding sequence ATGAGAAATGCGGTAGTAAAAGAATGGTATGGAGGGACATGCGAAGGAGTTGAGGGTTATATAAACCATTTTAATAAAATTATAGATGAGAATATGGATAAAATTAAAGCAAAAGAGATATTTTCCTTAAAACCAAAAGCTATAATAGTTCCACATGCAGGATGGGTTTACAGCGGATTTAGCGCAAATTTTGCTTATAGAATCGCAAGCAACACCAAGCCTAAAAGAATCCTGGTAATAGGCCCAAGCCACAAATTTCCGATTGAAGGAATAAGTGTAACATTGGAAGAATCATATGAAACCCCTTGCGGCATACTGCCTATAGATAAGAATTTTTCAATTGAACTTATGGAAAAATTTGATGTAGCTAATCTTGAATATGTCCATGTAGAACATTCGACAGAAGTTCAAATGCCATTTATTTATCATTATTTTGGGGAAATTCCTGTAGTTGAATTAATTTACGGAAACTATTCGCCAAATAAATTAAAAGAAATAATTAAGTTCGCAATTGATGAGAATTCTTTAATTGTAATTTCAAGCGATTTAAGCCATTATTATGATATAAAAACGGCAAATGCACTTGATTCACACTGTTTGCAGGCCGTTAATGATTTGGATTTATTGGAACTTGAAAAATGTGAAGCCTGCGGTAAAATAGGTATAGCAGCCATTATTGAAGCAGCAAGGGAAGAAAAATTAACACCTTTTATTGTAGATTACAGGACAAGCGCCGATGTAAGCGGCGATGAAAGCCAGGTTGTCGGATATATGAGCGCCTTATTTATAAAAAGCTAA
- the amrS gene encoding AmmeMemoRadiSam system radical SAM enzyme: MKFFEKIDNTKIKCLLCRHHCILKEGQVGICGINMNKNGELVNLVYGHPSSVNVDPVEKKPLFHFLPGSAVLSFGTVGCNFKCPFCQNWQIAHTSKVNDKIYVSPQEIVNLAIEYKCNSIAYTYNEPSVFYPYARDVGILAKEKGLKNIFVTNGFESVYEIEDMKSWVDACNVDLKSFKKDYYKKVLKGDLDYVLDTIKRLKDAGIWQEITTLIVPGDNDSEKELTQIAEFIAGVGVEIPWHITRFHPDYKVQDKGPTPIETMLKAYEIGKKAGLKYVYLGNVAMPVITYCPKCGEELIVRSIYKIEKNILKIDENKIGHCPKCGEIIEGIWK, translated from the coding sequence TTGAAATTTTTTGAAAAAATAGATAATACTAAAATAAAATGTCTTTTATGCAGACATCACTGCATTTTAAAAGAAGGCCAGGTTGGAATCTGCGGCATAAATATGAATAAAAACGGAGAACTTGTAAATTTAGTATACGGGCATCCGTCCTCTGTAAATGTAGACCCGGTTGAGAAAAAACCGCTTTTTCATTTTTTACCGGGAAGTGCGGTTTTAAGTTTCGGAACAGTGGGATGTAATTTTAAATGCCCGTTTTGTCAAAACTGGCAAATTGCCCATACAAGTAAAGTAAATGATAAAATTTACGTATCACCCCAGGAAATAGTAAATCTTGCTATTGAATATAAATGCAATTCTATTGCGTATACATATAATGAACCGAGTGTTTTTTATCCGTATGCAAGAGATGTGGGTATATTGGCAAAAGAAAAGGGACTTAAAAATATTTTTGTTACAAACGGTTTTGAAAGTGTGTATGAAATAGAAGATATGAAAAGCTGGGTGGATGCATGTAATGTAGATTTAAAAAGTTTTAAAAAAGATTATTACAAAAAAGTTTTAAAAGGCGATCTTGATTATGTACTTGATACTATCAAAAGATTAAAAGATGCCGGAATTTGGCAGGAGATTACCACTTTAATAGTCCCGGGAGACAATGACAGCGAAAAAGAATTAACACAAATTGCCGAGTTTATTGCCGGAGTTGGAGTGGAAATTCCTTGGCATATTACAAGATTCCATCCGGATTATAAAGTCCAAGACAAAGGCCCTACCCCTATTGAAACAATGCTTAAAGCCTATGAAATAGGTAAAAAAGCGGGGTTAAAATATGTATATCTCGGTAATGTGGCAATGCCTGTAATTACATACTGTCCAAAATGCGGCGAAGAGCTTATTGTAAGAAGTATTTACAAAATTGAAAAAAATATTTTAAAAATAGATGAAAATAAAATCGGACACTGTCCGAAATGTGGTGAAATTATCGAAGGAATATGGAAATAA
- a CDS encoding amidohydrolase family protein codes for MKIKVPKAIDINIKNSESVSRLSFAAKNGGITAAVMIPSHKPIFDKLHLAYNLKRAHESDFNLLIAIEGIHENRLSNISILKKRGASAIYINSDEDMNLIKRVFEYAQFLDIPVFVNCNSKSLSGIMNDSETAYSLGISGIPNYAESAEVAKIYELSRHFDAKIVFLSITAKESLEILKNKNKNIYIDVAIDNLYFTDEMLKEFNTVYKTFPPLRSEEDKNALLKACEKGIIDFISSNHIAANNKDLPIEEAEYGISKLDIFTQLVYSLPLKKETVTNLISTNPAKLFNIQINDYITLEKGEFEINTENFASKGKNCPYKKINYKIVE; via the coding sequence ATGAAAATAAAGGTCCCAAAAGCAATAGATATCAACATAAAAAATTCCGAAAGTGTAAGCAGACTCTCTTTTGCGGCAAAAAACGGCGGGATAACGGCGGCAGTGATGATACCTTCCCACAAGCCTATTTTTGACAAACTTCATTTGGCTTATAATTTAAAAAGGGCACATGAATCCGATTTTAATCTTTTGATAGCTATTGAGGGAATACATGAAAACAGACTTTCTAACATTTCAATTCTAAAAAAAAGGGGTGCAAGTGCAATTTATATAAATTCGGATGAGGATATGAATTTAATAAAAAGAGTCTTTGAATATGCACAATTTCTGGATATACCTGTTTTTGTAAACTGTAACAGCAAGTCCCTCAGCGGTATTATGAATGACAGTGAAACAGCATATTCCCTTGGTATAAGCGGAATCCCGAATTATGCGGAAAGTGCGGAAGTCGCTAAAATATACGAACTTTCCCGTCATTTTGACGCTAAAATAGTGTTTTTGTCAATAACAGCAAAAGAATCGCTTGAAATATTAAAAAATAAAAACAAAAATATTTATATAGACGTGGCAATAGACAATTTATATTTTACGGACGAAATGTTAAAAGAATTCAACACCGTATATAAGACTTTTCCGCCCCTCAGAAGCGAAGAAGATAAAAACGCCCTTTTAAAAGCATGTGAAAAAGGGATAATAGATTTTATATCTTCAAATCATATCGCTGCAAACAATAAAGACCTTCCCATTGAGGAAGCGGAATACGGAATAAGCAAACTTGATATTTTTACCCAGCTTGTCTATTCTCTTCCTTTAAAAAAGGAGACTGTCACAAATTTAATATCCACTAATCCTGCAAAATTATTTAATATACAAATAAATGATTACATTACCCTTGAAAAAGGCGAATTTGAAATAAATACCGAAAATTTTGCAAGCAAAGGGAAAAATTGCCCATATAAAAAGATTAATTACAAAATAGTTGAGTAA
- a CDS encoding DUF2628 domain-containing protein, with protein MKNKYLEILKKSYYHLNEKDLKKFEEIMGEDGLGKCRAKFHLWGFLFGWFYLLYRKALNEAFGVLVVSLMVGYVSPVGVIIVNSLLGGFCYYYLYLNKLDRDIQNCGGIHNPDIECVKRKAKPNIWYVVAAVAVILILVWPIAFSLITGHNISE; from the coding sequence ATGAAAAATAAATATTTGGAAATTTTAAAAAAGAGTTATTATCACCTTAATGAAAAAGATTTAAAAAAATTTGAAGAAATAATGGGTGAAGATGGTCTTGGAAAATGCAGGGCGAAATTTCATCTTTGGGGATTTTTGTTCGGATGGTTTTATCTGCTGTACAGAAAAGCACTTAACGAAGCTTTCGGAGTGTTGGTTGTCAGTTTAATGGTGGGATATGTTTCCCCTGTGGGTGTTATAATTGTAAATTCGCTGCTGGGCGGTTTTTGTTATTATTATTTATATCTGAACAAATTGGACAGGGATATACAAAACTGTGGGGGCATTCATAATCCTGATATTGAATGTGTAAAGAGAAAAGCAAAACCTAATATCTGGTATGTTGTCGCGGCTGTTGCGGTTATTTTAATATTGGTATGGCCAATTGCTTTTTCATTAATTACAGGACATAATATTAGTGAGTAG
- the purD gene encoding phosphoribosylamine--glycine ligase → MKKVLIIGSGGREYAIGYHLKNEAEIFYAPGNGATEDFATNIDIKDFNELADFAKNNNIDLTIVGPEDPLVKGIVDVFKSQGLSVFGPSKEAARLEGSKVYMKNFLKKYNIPTAKYIETDDKDKAYEFIDSMQKTPIVVKADGLCAGKGVIIANSKNEAKKTVEEMLSGKAFGEAGKKVIIEEFLDGFELSMFAICDGEDFVLLPAAQDHKRLLDGDKGPNTGGMGAYAPTPLATEDIYEKVKTKIIKPTLEGMKNEGAPFEGVLFTGLMIVDNEPYVLEYNVRFGDPECEELMPLIDSSLYDMFYNGATKQLDKIDVKIKDTVAVGVVCASKNYPYSRSEPAEITIDKLNGCNGYIAFAGVKKMNGKLYATGGRVLVCVGFGKNVQKARDEAYKIVEKVHFEGKKYRSDIAYQAIGK, encoded by the coding sequence ATGAAAAAAGTTTTAATAATCGGAAGCGGGGGAAGAGAATATGCCATCGGTTATCATTTAAAAAACGAAGCTGAAATCTTTTATGCACCTGGAAATGGGGCGACCGAGGATTTTGCCACAAATATAGATATAAAAGATTTTAATGAACTTGCTGATTTTGCAAAAAACAATAATATTGATTTGACTATAGTGGGGCCTGAAGATCCTTTGGTAAAAGGAATTGTCGATGTTTTTAAATCCCAAGGTCTTAGTGTTTTCGGGCCTAGCAAAGAAGCGGCAAGACTGGAAGGCAGCAAAGTGTATATGAAAAATTTTTTAAAAAAATACAATATTCCCACCGCTAAATATATTGAAACAGATGATAAAGACAAGGCTTATGAATTTATAGATTCAATGCAAAAAACACCGATTGTTGTAAAAGCGGACGGGCTTTGTGCCGGTAAAGGTGTAATTATCGCCAATAGCAAAAACGAAGCAAAAAAAACAGTGGAGGAAATGCTGAGCGGTAAAGCATTTGGGGAAGCGGGTAAAAAAGTCATAATTGAAGAATTTTTAGACGGCTTTGAACTTAGCATGTTTGCGATATGCGACGGGGAAGATTTTGTTTTGCTTCCGGCCGCACAGGATCATAAAAGACTTCTTGACGGAGATAAGGGGCCTAATACAGGCGGTATGGGAGCGTATGCGCCTACCCCTCTTGCCACGGAGGATATATATGAAAAAGTAAAAACAAAAATCATAAAGCCTACACTTGAAGGAATGAAAAATGAAGGCGCACCTTTTGAAGGTGTTTTGTTTACAGGACTTATGATAGTGGATAATGAACCTTATGTTCTTGAATATAATGTAAGATTCGGAGATCCTGAATGTGAGGAACTTATGCCTTTAATTGATAGCTCACTTTATGATATGTTTTATAACGGGGCGACCAAGCAGCTTGATAAAATTGATGTAAAAATAAAAGATACGGTTGCTGTGGGGGTTGTATGTGCAAGTAAAAATTATCCTTATTCAAGAAGCGAGCCTGCCGAAATTACGATAGATAAATTAAACGGGTGTAACGGGTATATAGCCTTTGCCGGAGTTAAAAAAATGAATGGGAAACTTTATGCAACCGGCGGAAGAGTGTTAGTATGTGTCGGGTTTGGAAAAAATGTTCAAAAAGCAAGGGATGAAGCATATAAAATAGTTGAAAAAGTTCATTTTGAAGGTAAAAAATACAGAAGTGACATTGCTTATCAGGCAATAGGAAAATAG
- a CDS encoding RDD family protein, which produces MLGEKLKREERETASIWQRAISMSIDDFLISFLVILAFYDRFANVKTYEEMVLLIDSLFVYIFLAYTLYHWIFIALYGKTIGKMLVKIEIIDVDSFDKPSFLRAFIRSVMRNFDEMFFYLGMIYAVFDPYNRAIHDIVGKCVAVKSN; this is translated from the coding sequence ATGCTTGGGGAAAAACTCAAAAGGGAAGAGCGGGAAACAGCTTCGATTTGGCAAAGAGCCATTTCCATGAGCATAGATGACTTTTTAATAAGTTTTTTGGTTATTTTGGCCTTTTATGACAGATTTGCCAATGTGAAAACATATGAGGAAATGGTTTTATTAATTGATTCTCTTTTTGTTTATATTTTTTTGGCATATACACTTTATCATTGGATTTTTATTGCACTTTACGGTAAAACAATAGGGAAAATGCTCGTGAAAATAGAAATAATAGATGTAGATTCATTTGACAAACCCAGTTTTTTAAGGGCGTTTATAAGAAGCGTGATGAGAAATTTTGATGAAATGTTTTTTTATTTAGGAATGATTTATGCTGTTTTTGACCCATACAACAGGGCAATTCATGATATTGTAGGAAAATGTGTTGCTGTTAAGAGTAATTAG